One window from the genome of Salvia miltiorrhiza cultivar Shanhuang (shh) chromosome 7, IMPLAD_Smil_shh, whole genome shotgun sequence encodes:
- the LOC130991439 gene encoding proteasome subunit beta type-2-A-like encodes MESVFGLVGKDFAIVVADTSAVHSILVHKTNEDKIMVLDSHKLMGASGETGDRAQFTEYVQKNVALYQFRNGIPLTTAATANFTRGELATALRKNPYMVNIILAGYDKDVGPSLYFIDYIASLHKVDKAAFGYGSYFALSLMDRHYRRDMTVEEAIELVDQCIREIRSRLVVAPPNFLIKIVDKDGAREFAWRESIKDAPVAAA; translated from the exons ATGGAGTCAGTTTTCGGGCTGGTCGGAAAGGATTTCGCGATAGTGGTGGCGGACACATCGGCGGTCCACAGCATTCTCGTGCACAAAACTAACGAGGACAAGATCATGGTCCTAGATTCTCACAAACTCATGGGCGCCTCCGGCGAGACCGGCGACCG GGCTCAGTTTACAGAGTATGTACAGAAGAATGTAGCTTTATACCAATTCCGTAATGGCATTCCTCTGACAACTGCAGCTACTGCAAACTTCACCAGAGGCGAGCTCGCAACTGCCTTGCGGAAG AATCCATACATGGTGAACATCATCCTGGCTGGATACGACAAGGATGTAGGCCCTTCCCTCTACTTCATCGATTACATCGCCTCCCTTCACAAGGTTGACAAAGCAGCCTTCGGTTACGGGTCCTACTTTGCACTCTCCTTGATGGATAGACACTACCGCAGGGACATGACTGTCGAGGAGGCCATCGAGTTGGTCGATCAGTGCATAAGGGAAATCCGTAGTAGGCTGGTCGTAGCCCCTCCAAACTTTTTAATCAAAATCGTGGACAAGGACGGGGCAAGGGAATTCGCGTGGCGTGAGTCCATCAAGGATGCCCCCGTCGCTGCAGCGTGA